One Chitinophaga parva DNA segment encodes these proteins:
- a CDS encoding AAA family ATPase: MLLTFTTGNYCCFKEPQSLSLLADGRHLPHDVRVVQARGCRALRVVGVFGDTATGKSHLGKALRFMQRAVLEGWQDAALHCPPFWAEGHAAQAPSFFEVLLVHNDVRYRYGFTLQEQQVAAEWLYERKGRRELRLFSRRGQALLVHASFTEGRRLIGITPPDLLLLTIAARLRFALVAPVVTFFRGFHFTDAAAPYPFDAAWEAKVAIPAPVMSLRRLYNELGMEYTVGAMQSLVQARAAARRGEGSPPVTAITGICQDARQELITAGTRSLLAITPSILKVLNEGGTLFLDDLDAHLSFAVLQGLLGIFQHPELNPLNAQLVFTTHLPDWLRQGKWLNGQRYMLEKPHAAASLHYWSMQARERV, translated from the coding sequence ATGCTACTAACGTTTACTACAGGGAACTACTGCTGCTTTAAAGAACCACAATCATTATCACTTTTAGCTGATGGCCGGCACCTGCCCCATGATGTGCGGGTGGTGCAGGCCAGGGGCTGCCGTGCTTTGCGGGTGGTGGGTGTTTTTGGAGACACGGCCACCGGCAAAAGCCACCTGGGCAAGGCGTTGCGTTTCATGCAGCGCGCCGTGCTGGAGGGCTGGCAGGATGCGGCTTTACACTGTCCGCCCTTTTGGGCGGAGGGCCATGCAGCGCAGGCACCTTCCTTTTTTGAAGTGTTGCTGGTCCACAATGATGTCCGCTATCGCTATGGATTCACTTTGCAGGAACAGCAGGTAGCTGCAGAATGGCTGTATGAGCGGAAAGGGCGCCGGGAGCTGCGTTTATTTTCACGCCGTGGGCAGGCGTTGCTGGTCCACGCTTCTTTTACGGAAGGGCGCCGCCTTATTGGTATTACACCACCGGATCTTTTACTGCTTACCATAGCGGCGCGTCTCCGGTTTGCACTCGTGGCGCCGGTGGTAACGTTTTTCCGCGGGTTCCATTTTACAGACGCTGCGGCTCCGTATCCGTTTGATGCGGCATGGGAGGCCAAGGTGGCCATACCGGCGCCGGTCATGAGCCTGCGCAGGTTATACAATGAACTGGGCATGGAGTATACCGTAGGTGCCATGCAATCCTTAGTGCAGGCCCGTGCAGCGGCCCGGCGCGGGGAGGGAAGCCCGCCGGTTACCGCTATTACCGGTATATGCCAGGATGCCCGCCAGGAGCTGATTACGGCTGGCACCCGCAGCCTGCTGGCCATTACGCCGTCCATCCTCAAAGTGTTGAACGAAGGTGGCACCTTGTTCCTCGATGACCTGGACGCACATTTATCCTTTGCAGTGCTGCAAGGCCTGTTGGGTATTTTCCAGCACCCGGAGCTTAATCCGCTTAACGCCCAGCTGGTATTTACCACCCATTTACCGGACTGGCTGCGCCAGGGCAAGTGGCTGAACGGGCAGCGCTACATGCTCGAAAAGCCACACGCAGCGGCATCCCTGCATTACTGGAGCATGCAGGCCCGGGAGCGCGTATAG
- a CDS encoding DUF58 domain-containing protein, with the protein MQPVPAHLMAVKDLSLFARTVVDGFMTGINKSLNKGAGLEFSQYRSYQPGDDLRWLDWKMYGRSDRYYIRESEVETSISVRFIVDASHSMAHNDSGYTKMDYARHLCATLGYLAHRQGDAIGLYGLTEKGVHVLAARRDPQHLQRFYYQLENLEPGGKFTEPGYYKNIFGASTTRELTVIVTDFYERAGEISALLKELGAYRHELLLFHLVGRNELELDYGNYTSLRDLETGQTISIHAPEMRAAYQERLRERLEMIRHQMLEQGVFYRLLRMDVPVDQALRDLLQQRQKMMR; encoded by the coding sequence ATGCAACCGGTACCCGCCCACCTGATGGCTGTAAAAGACCTGTCACTGTTTGCCAGAACAGTGGTGGATGGCTTTATGACCGGTATCAATAAAAGCCTGAACAAGGGCGCGGGCCTGGAGTTCAGCCAGTACCGCAGTTACCAGCCCGGGGACGACCTGCGCTGGCTGGACTGGAAAATGTATGGCCGCTCCGACCGGTATTACATCCGCGAAAGCGAGGTGGAGACCAGCATTTCCGTGCGCTTTATCGTGGATGCCAGCCATTCCATGGCGCATAACGACAGTGGCTACACGAAAATGGACTATGCCCGGCACCTGTGCGCTACCCTGGGCTACCTGGCCCACCGCCAGGGCGATGCCATCGGGTTATATGGACTGACTGAAAAAGGAGTGCATGTACTGGCAGCCCGCCGTGACCCGCAGCACCTGCAGCGGTTTTACTACCAGTTGGAAAACCTGGAGCCCGGCGGAAAGTTTACGGAGCCCGGCTACTACAAAAATATATTTGGTGCCAGCACCACGCGCGAGCTGACGGTGATCGTGACGGATTTTTACGAGCGGGCAGGGGAGATCAGCGCTTTGCTGAAAGAGCTGGGTGCGTACCGGCATGAGTTATTGTTATTTCACCTGGTGGGACGTAATGAGCTGGAACTGGATTATGGTAATTACACCAGCCTGCGCGACCTGGAAACCGGGCAAACCATCAGCATTCATGCACCGGAAATGCGCGCCGCTTACCAGGAGCGGCTGCGGGAACGACTGGAAATGATCCGCCACCAGATGCTGGAGCAGGGCGTGTTTTACCGCCTGCTGCGCATGGATGTGCCGGTGGACCAGGCCCTGCGCGACCTGCTGCAACAGCGGCAAAAGATGATGCGCTGA
- a CDS encoding DUF4159 domain-containing protein, which yields MSAVTKELQGGKFTFTRLRYRSGDWDTDQRMPNNLLNSLIEYTTVPVNLQEKVIDLSSPDIFNAPFCYLSGHKLVQFDATEAAHFKQYVQNGGFVFADDCNHDIDGLFAKSFEAQMEALFGHDALQKIPKDHPLYHSFFTFDGPPNTSFELNGWGDDLVHDYLKAITINGRIGVLYSNKDYGCEWDYDFRNKRFLAEDNTRFGVNIIMYALLY from the coding sequence ATGAGTGCAGTGACCAAAGAATTACAGGGTGGTAAATTTACTTTCACCAGATTGCGCTACCGTTCCGGCGATTGGGACACGGACCAGCGCATGCCCAACAACCTGCTCAACTCCCTCATTGAATACACGACCGTACCAGTGAACCTGCAGGAAAAGGTAATAGACCTCAGCAGCCCCGATATTTTCAATGCTCCGTTCTGCTACCTGAGCGGGCATAAGCTGGTGCAGTTTGATGCTACGGAAGCCGCCCACTTCAAGCAATATGTGCAAAACGGCGGCTTTGTTTTTGCGGATGACTGCAACCACGATATTGACGGCCTTTTTGCCAAATCATTCGAGGCCCAGATGGAAGCCCTTTTTGGCCACGACGCCCTGCAGAAAATACCCAAAGACCATCCCCTTTACCACAGCTTCTTCACGTTTGACGGCCCGCCCAATACCTCGTTTGAGCTGAATGGCTGGGGCGACGACCTGGTACATGATTACCTGAAGGCCATTACTATCAATGGCCGCATCGGGGTGCTGTACAGCAACAAAGATTATGGCTGTGAGTGGGACTACGACTTCCGCAATAAGCGTTTCCTGGCAGAAGACAATACCAGGTTTGGTGTAAATATTATCATGTATGCGTTGTTGTATTAG
- a CDS encoding glycoside hydrolase family 9 protein: protein MRIHCFHVMLACCLSLPAAAQERIALNQDGFYPAGPKLAFVTGHLPGGPFYVLTENRADTVFKGTLGPETASRNSSTVTRRADFSALRQAGRYVLSIPGVGVSYAFPVRAHAMEPASIAALKGYYYLRSNMPLEVAYAGPWQRPAGHPDTAVLVHASAADARRPEGTVLASPGGWYDAGDYNKYVVNSGISVYTLLAAYEDFKPYYDTLRTGIPESSNHLPDILDEALYNLRWMLTMQDPQDGGVYHKLTNAAFDGWVKPGATTLPRYVVQKSTAATLDLAAVAAQAARIFGAFEKEAPGLADSCRRAAIAAWNWAQAHPAVLYDQDALNKRFAPPISTGTYGDNHVEDEWFWAACELYTTTKEKVYRQALEKRISLPVSVPDWGHVQLLGYYTLLRTGAVGRPALKDSLLRLADGYVNALQHTAFATVMGGSTKDFVWGSNAVAANQGMLLLAAYRLTHAPRYALAALDNLDYLLGRNATGYCFVTGQGSFATMHPHHRPSVSDGVVPPVPGLLAGGPNPGMQDHVHYGHTAPELAYMDDAASYASNEIAINWNAPLVYLCGGIEALQRDLGLAR, encoded by the coding sequence ATGCGAATTCATTGTTTCCACGTTATGCTGGCCTGCTGCCTGTCACTTCCCGCAGCAGCACAGGAGCGCATTGCGCTGAACCAGGATGGTTTTTATCCCGCGGGCCCTAAGCTGGCCTTTGTAACCGGGCACCTGCCAGGCGGCCCTTTTTATGTGCTCACGGAAAACCGTGCGGACACCGTGTTTAAAGGTACCCTGGGCCCGGAAACCGCCTCCCGCAATTCATCCACCGTGACACGCAGGGCCGATTTTTCCGCGTTGCGGCAAGCGGGACGCTATGTGCTGAGCATTCCCGGTGTGGGGGTTTCTTATGCGTTCCCGGTGAGGGCCCATGCCATGGAACCTGCATCCATAGCGGCTTTGAAAGGGTACTATTACCTGCGCTCCAACATGCCGCTGGAAGTTGCATATGCCGGGCCGTGGCAGCGCCCCGCGGGCCACCCGGATACGGCCGTGCTGGTACATGCCTCTGCGGCAGATGCCCGCCGCCCGGAAGGTACAGTGCTGGCCAGCCCTGGCGGATGGTACGATGCAGGGGATTACAACAAGTACGTGGTGAATTCCGGCATCAGTGTGTACACGTTGCTGGCTGCCTATGAAGATTTTAAACCGTACTACGATACGCTGCGTACCGGTATTCCCGAAAGCAGCAACCACCTGCCGGATATCCTGGATGAAGCTTTGTATAACCTGCGCTGGATGCTGACCATGCAGGACCCGCAGGATGGCGGGGTATACCACAAGCTCACCAATGCCGCTTTTGACGGATGGGTGAAGCCGGGAGCCACCACCTTGCCCCGCTACGTGGTGCAGAAAAGCACCGCCGCCACGCTGGACCTGGCTGCAGTGGCTGCCCAGGCGGCACGCATATTCGGTGCCTTTGAAAAAGAAGCGCCCGGGCTGGCAGATTCCTGCCGGCGCGCGGCCATTGCGGCCTGGAACTGGGCGCAGGCACATCCCGCGGTGCTGTACGACCAGGATGCGCTGAATAAAAGGTTTGCACCGCCCATCAGTACCGGCACCTATGGCGATAACCACGTGGAGGATGAATGGTTTTGGGCGGCGTGTGAACTCTATACCACCACCAAAGAAAAAGTATACCGGCAGGCATTGGAAAAACGTATATCCCTCCCCGTTAGTGTGCCGGATTGGGGCCATGTGCAGTTGCTGGGCTACTACACGCTGCTCCGCACGGGTGCCGTGGGCCGGCCCGCGCTGAAAGACAGCCTCCTGCGCCTGGCAGACGGGTATGTGAATGCCCTGCAGCACACCGCCTTTGCCACGGTAATGGGCGGCAGCACAAAGGATTTTGTATGGGGCAGTAACGCGGTGGCGGCAAACCAGGGTATGCTGCTGCTGGCGGCTTACCGGCTTACGCATGCCCCGCGCTATGCCCTGGCCGCGCTGGATAACCTGGACTACCTGCTGGGCCGCAATGCCACAGGATATTGTTTTGTAACGGGCCAGGGCAGCTTTGCTACTATGCATCCGCATCACCGGCCTTCTGTATCGGACGGCGTGGTGCCGCCGGTACCGGGGCTCCTGGCGGGAGGGCCTAACCCGGGCATGCAGGACCATGTGCATTACGGGCATACCGCACCGGAACTGGCCTATATGGACGATGCGGCATCTTATGCCAGCAATGAAATTGCGATCAACTGGAATGCGCCACTGGTATATCTTTGCGGCGGCATAGAGGCCCTGCAGCGGGACCTGGGGCTGGCCAGGTAA
- a CDS encoding BatA domain-containing protein, with translation MLQFLHPIWLFGITGITLPVMIHLWNHRQGKVLAVGSIALLQETPRNSARRVQLSEKWLLLLRCLIIILLSVILAGPQWKQPASAAAKRGWVLVPRQLAGAFQHQVDSLVKAGFRGHYFEPGFPDMDGDTANGPQQDYWSTLALLQQAVTPEQPVYLFTDRQLRHFSGERPRVEMDLHWQTVAIPAPASPDTLADTSRQFTIWAGAHAEDAAFVQAALQAIRQFSGRQMEIKVVSTTGALPASKDWLFWLSEAPLPAVQAKHVLRYMPGKPQPEDSWLAGYTDLVVRRYVPSAAADARWQDGFGHALLTTDGTNYSAYTHFNSTWNGLPWSPRMPGLLLQLIYPGNYPDAQLPDHAAVQPLQVKGMARAAGTPALSLVRAGWLLLLLLFVAERLAAGWGQKAGGA, from the coding sequence TTGCTTCAATTCTTACATCCCATATGGCTTTTCGGTATCACGGGCATAACATTGCCGGTGATGATCCATTTGTGGAACCACCGCCAGGGTAAGGTACTGGCGGTAGGCAGCATAGCATTGCTGCAGGAAACCCCGCGTAACAGTGCACGCCGTGTGCAGCTCAGTGAAAAATGGCTCCTGTTGCTGCGTTGCTTAATCATTATCCTGCTCTCTGTTATACTGGCTGGCCCGCAGTGGAAACAGCCTGCATCCGCCGCCGCAAAGCGGGGCTGGGTGCTGGTGCCCCGGCAACTGGCCGGCGCCTTCCAACACCAGGTAGACTCACTGGTGAAGGCCGGCTTCCGCGGGCATTACTTTGAACCGGGCTTCCCGGATATGGATGGAGACACGGCAAACGGCCCGCAGCAGGATTACTGGTCCACACTGGCGCTGCTGCAGCAGGCCGTAACCCCGGAGCAACCGGTCTACCTCTTTACAGACCGGCAGCTGCGGCATTTCAGCGGGGAGCGCCCCCGCGTGGAAATGGACCTGCACTGGCAAACGGTTGCTATTCCTGCGCCCGCATCTCCGGATACACTGGCGGATACCAGCCGGCAATTTACTATCTGGGCGGGCGCGCACGCGGAGGATGCCGCATTTGTGCAGGCCGCGTTGCAGGCCATCCGCCAGTTCAGCGGGCGGCAAATGGAGATTAAAGTGGTAAGCACAACCGGGGCCCTGCCGGCATCGAAGGACTGGCTGTTCTGGCTCAGTGAGGCGCCCCTTCCGGCGGTGCAGGCAAAGCATGTGCTGCGTTACATGCCTGGAAAGCCCCAGCCGGAAGACTCATGGCTGGCGGGCTACACGGACCTGGTGGTTCGCCGGTATGTGCCGTCTGCTGCAGCAGATGCACGCTGGCAGGATGGCTTTGGGCATGCCCTGCTGACCACAGACGGCACTAACTATAGCGCATATACGCATTTCAACAGTACGTGGAATGGGCTGCCCTGGAGCCCCCGCATGCCGGGACTGCTGCTGCAGCTTATTTACCCGGGAAACTACCCGGATGCCCAGCTGCCGGACCATGCAGCGGTACAGCCACTGCAAGTAAAAGGCATGGCCCGGGCGGCAGGCACACCTGCACTTTCATTGGTGCGGGCAGGATGGCTCCTGCTCCTGCTGCTGTTTGTTGCAGAACGGCTGGCAGCAGGATGGGGGCAGAAGGCCGGTGGGGCATAG
- a CDS encoding AAA family ATPase produces MNQPSIAIDKLLNKLPQLKSAIQKVIVGQDNIIEEIVVSLLAGGHCLLEGVPGLAKTLMVRTLADALDLPFRRIQFTPDLMPTDIVGTEVLEEDHATGKRFFKFNKGPLFANIVLADEINRTPPKTQAALLEAMQEFSVTYGGQTYPLDRPFFILATQNPIEQAGTYPLPEAQLDRFLLYIKIGYPSAEEEVQILSNTTGTRQAKVEPVLGAAEIIQLQSLVREVSISEELVHFVALLVRATRPDTSTVPYIKEWVRWGAGPRAGQALILTAKARALSHGRYAVTMEDLHAMAFPVLRHRLLMNFRAEAEGITSDMATAELLRSVERPKGNL; encoded by the coding sequence TTGAATCAGCCCAGCATTGCGATCGACAAATTACTAAATAAATTACCGCAGTTAAAGTCAGCCATCCAAAAAGTGATAGTCGGTCAGGACAACATTATCGAAGAGATCGTGGTAAGCCTGCTGGCCGGTGGACATTGCCTGCTGGAAGGAGTGCCGGGACTGGCTAAAACACTGATGGTACGCACCCTGGCCGATGCACTGGACCTGCCTTTCCGCCGCATCCAGTTCACACCAGACCTGATGCCTACCGATATTGTAGGAACGGAAGTGCTGGAAGAAGATCATGCCACCGGCAAGCGTTTTTTCAAGTTCAATAAAGGACCGCTGTTTGCCAATATTGTGCTGGCAGATGAGATCAACCGCACCCCGCCTAAAACACAGGCCGCCCTGCTGGAAGCCATGCAGGAGTTTTCCGTGACCTACGGCGGACAAACCTACCCGCTGGACCGGCCCTTCTTTATCCTGGCTACCCAGAACCCGATAGAGCAGGCAGGCACCTATCCCTTACCGGAAGCCCAGTTAGACCGCTTCCTGTTGTACATTAAGATCGGCTATCCCAGCGCGGAAGAAGAAGTGCAGATATTGAGCAATACCACCGGCACCCGCCAGGCAAAAGTGGAGCCGGTACTGGGCGCCGCTGAGATCATACAATTGCAGTCACTGGTACGGGAAGTAAGCATCAGTGAAGAACTGGTGCACTTTGTAGCCCTGCTGGTGCGCGCCACACGCCCGGATACCAGCACAGTGCCCTATATAAAGGAATGGGTGCGCTGGGGCGCGGGGCCCCGTGCCGGCCAGGCCCTGATCCTCACCGCCAAGGCCCGCGCGCTGAGCCATGGCCGCTATGCGGTGACCATGGAAGACCTGCACGCCATGGCCTTTCCCGTGCTACGCCACCGCCTGCTCATGAACTTCCGTGCAGAAGCGGAGGGCATTACATCCGACATGGCTACTGCGGAGTTACTCCGCAGCGTGGAAAGACCTAAAGGCAACCTGTAG
- a CDS encoding PAS domain-containing protein — MRRLHRSALKIVAAYIVCGVLWIYFSDIILFRLTGNDVKLFQRLQLYKGSFYVVSTSLLLYWLIFKQHLRLSRSEAAYMRIFKENPQPMWVYDVESFAFLEVNEAAIRKYGYSREEFLEMTILDIRPPEEAARMRNIAPRAQSFSESGTWKHFRKDGSSMYVKVSLFRTRYQHHNAEIVSVWDVTDKYLSDAELMQHKQLLDALINSSDALIWAVDKQQRLIAFNEAFAAAIYQLTQVHVHLGITLSDAPFGRLFRNWNTIYQRAMLGERSSLHETRELGVIGWKHAEVTLNPVKADGQTIGIAMFVRNISARKRNELRLQRALNRYNVLSRATNDAIWDWNLQTNKVVWNKRAYAVFKYREMSPSPDWWMENVHPEDRERVEKSIQDTIGRGENLWSDMYRFRCGDGSYKSVYDRGYLIYNEHHKAVRMIGAVQDIQEKKEYEEEILKLSMVAKKTDNAVLINDREGRVEWVNESFTALTGYTLDEMKGRRPWELLHGPGTDPELVARIRDTLANKQSFIGELLNYHKSGRPYWIMLYITPVLNEQGDIVSHVVIQADITERKRFIEQLEHRNRHLTEIAFISSHELRRPVVSLMGLLQLLDVENPANMANKEILSYFDQLVKELDRMIHVIAGKCNEVNV, encoded by the coding sequence ATGAGGAGACTACACCGGTCCGCCTTAAAGATTGTTGCTGCCTATATTGTTTGCGGCGTTCTATGGATCTATTTTAGTGATATCATATTGTTCCGGCTTACAGGCAACGATGTGAAATTGTTCCAGCGCCTGCAGTTGTACAAAGGATCATTTTACGTGGTCTCTACGTCTCTGTTACTGTACTGGCTTATTTTTAAACAGCACTTGCGGCTGAGCCGTTCAGAGGCTGCGTACATGCGGATCTTCAAGGAAAATCCCCAACCCATGTGGGTCTATGACGTGGAGTCTTTTGCTTTCCTGGAGGTGAATGAAGCCGCCATCCGGAAGTACGGATATAGCCGGGAAGAGTTCCTGGAGATGACCATCCTGGACATCCGCCCGCCGGAGGAGGCGGCCCGCATGCGCAACATAGCGCCGCGTGCGCAAAGTTTCTCGGAATCCGGGACGTGGAAGCATTTCCGGAAAGATGGCAGTTCTATGTACGTGAAGGTAAGCCTGTTCCGTACCCGCTACCAGCACCACAACGCGGAGATCGTAAGCGTATGGGACGTAACGGACAAGTACCTGTCAGATGCAGAACTGATGCAGCACAAGCAGTTGCTGGATGCCCTGATCAACAGTTCTGATGCCCTGATCTGGGCCGTGGATAAGCAGCAACGCCTCATTGCATTTAACGAAGCCTTTGCCGCAGCTATCTACCAGCTTACGCAGGTGCACGTCCACCTGGGTATTACCTTGTCAGATGCGCCATTTGGCCGCCTGTTCCGCAATTGGAACACTATTTACCAACGCGCCATGCTGGGGGAGAGGAGCAGCCTGCATGAAACGCGGGAGCTGGGTGTCATTGGGTGGAAGCATGCGGAAGTGACGCTTAACCCCGTGAAGGCAGATGGGCAGACCATCGGCATTGCCATGTTTGTACGCAACATCAGCGCCCGCAAGCGCAATGAACTGCGCCTGCAGCGTGCCCTGAACCGTTACAATGTTTTGTCGCGCGCTACCAATGATGCGATCTGGGACTGGAACCTGCAAACCAATAAAGTGGTGTGGAACAAGCGGGCGTACGCTGTATTTAAGTACCGGGAAATGTCACCTTCACCGGACTGGTGGATGGAAAATGTGCACCCCGAAGACCGTGAACGCGTGGAAAAAAGCATACAGGATACCATTGGCCGTGGAGAAAACCTTTGGTCTGATATGTACCGCTTCCGCTGCGGCGATGGCAGTTATAAATCTGTATACGACCGTGGTTACCTGATCTACAACGAACATCATAAAGCAGTGCGTATGATCGGGGCCGTGCAGGATATACAGGAGAAAAAAGAGTACGAGGAAGAGATCCTGAAACTGTCCATGGTGGCTAAGAAGACGGATAACGCGGTGCTGATCAACGACCGGGAAGGACGCGTGGAGTGGGTGAATGAAAGCTTTACCGCCCTTACCGGCTATACCCTGGATGAAATGAAAGGACGCCGCCCCTGGGAGCTGCTGCACGGGCCGGGCACGGACCCGGAGCTGGTAGCGCGGATAAGGGATACCCTGGCCAATAAACAGTCTTTCATTGGGGAGTTGCTCAACTATCATAAGAGCGGCCGGCCTTACTGGATCATGCTCTACATCACACCGGTGCTCAACGAACAGGGGGATATCGTAAGCCATGTAGTGATCCAGGCAGATATTACGGAGCGCAAGCGCTTTATAGAACAGTTGGAACACCGCAACCGCCACCTTACAGAGATTGCCTTTATCAGTTCCCATGAGCTGAGAAGGCCCGTGGTATCATTGATGGGCCTTCTCCAACTGCTGGATGTGGAGAACCCGGCAAACATGGCCAATAAAGAGATCTTATCCTACTTTGACCAGTTGGTAAAAGAGCTGGACCGCATGATCCATGTGATTGCAGGGAAGTGTAACGAGGTGAATGTGTGA
- a CDS encoding aldose 1-epimerase family protein has product MLQISNDRLQVSIATKGAELQQVLRKDLQQEYLWRADPQFWAKKSPVLFPIVGGLKDNHYTYQGQSYSLGRHGFARDMDFSVAAQSATSITLELRDTADSRARYPFAFSFSITYTLVDTVLAVKYQVHNPGGETMYFSVGGHPAFKVPLAEGTAYTDYRLEFNRVENAGRWPLSADGLIKEAPLPLLDHTKVLPLKKELFLEDALVLKHLESDVVTLCSDATPRGLRFHFGGFPYLGIWAAPNADFVCIEPWCGIADSVLASGELTEKEGINALEAGGTFERQWEVGFF; this is encoded by the coding sequence ATGCTACAAATTTCCAATGACCGCCTGCAGGTAAGTATTGCAACAAAAGGCGCTGAATTGCAACAGGTCCTGCGCAAGGACCTGCAACAGGAATATCTCTGGCGCGCAGACCCGCAGTTCTGGGCCAAGAAAAGCCCTGTGCTGTTTCCCATTGTGGGCGGGTTAAAGGACAACCATTATACGTACCAGGGGCAATCCTATTCCCTGGGCCGTCATGGCTTTGCACGGGATATGGACTTTAGCGTGGCGGCGCAATCTGCCACCAGCATTACCCTGGAGCTGCGGGACACTGCGGATAGCCGTGCCCGTTATCCCTTCGCATTTTCATTTTCCATTACTTATACCCTGGTGGATACAGTGCTGGCGGTGAAATACCAGGTGCACAACCCCGGCGGGGAAACGATGTATTTCTCCGTGGGCGGGCATCCTGCGTTTAAGGTACCGCTGGCGGAAGGAACTGCTTACACGGATTACCGGCTGGAGTTTAACCGGGTGGAAAACGCTGGCCGCTGGCCGCTCTCCGCGGATGGGCTGATCAAAGAAGCGCCATTGCCGCTGCTGGACCATACGAAGGTGCTGCCGCTGAAAAAGGAATTATTCCTGGAAGATGCGCTGGTGCTGAAGCACCTGGAGTCAGATGTGGTAACGCTGTGCAGCGATGCTACGCCACGGGGGCTGCGCTTTCATTTTGGCGGGTTTCCTTACCTGGGCATCTGGGCGGCGCCCAATGCAGATTTTGTATGCATAGAGCCATGGTGCGGTATTGCAGACAGTGTGCTGGCCAGCGGGGAGCTTACGGAGAAGGAAGGGATCAATGCGCTGGAAGCGGGCGGTACATTTGAGCGCCAGTGGGAGGTAGGATTTTTTTAG